One Dermatophagoides farinae isolate YC_2012a chromosome 1, ASM2471394v1, whole genome shotgun sequence genomic region harbors:
- the LOC124492252 gene encoding proton-coupled zinc antiporter SLC30A2 isoform X2, translating to MKMNLFCKLNESMNNKSYKSIDSKLNEKNDSIVYCIHGLDSELCCEVTCIKNNSRQKFELPHCHFYNEERNRIDEQARFRLIIASILCLVFMVIEIGGGLWANSLAIASDAAHLLTDFASFMISLFSIWMASKPASKHMSFGWHRAEVIGALTSILMIWVVTGILCYIATERIIENDFEIQSEVMVITAAIGVVVNIIMGCSLTCGGLPHGHSHGGMESGHGHGHNGGGHSSYSTSDHQGRGNINVRAAFIHVLGDFFQSLGVLIASLVIYFFPNYRIIDPICTFFFSIIVLITTLTIMRDVLNVLMEGIPKGIDIKEVQRTLLNIDGVRKVHNLRIWSLSLDKAALSTHLAIEKGKESTKILNATIREIKSRYDIYELTVQIEEYRDEMKDCQQCQTIIS from the exons atgaaaatgaatctcTTCTGTAA attaaatgaatcaatgaataataaatcatataAATCTATTGATagtaaattgaatgaaaaaaatgattcaatcgtTTATTGTATACATGGTTTGGATTCTGAATTATGTTGTGAAGTGACCTGTATCAAGAATAATTCTAGACAAAAATTCGAACTACCacattgtcatttttataatgaagaaagaaaTCGTATCGATGAACAGGCAAGATTTCGTTTAATTATTGCATCAATACTATGTTTAGTATTTATGGTGATTGAAATTGGTGGCGGTCTTTGGGCCAATAGTTTAGCCATTGCATCGGATGCAGCACATTTATTAACGGATTTTGCTAGTTTTATGATATCATTATTCTCAATATGGATGGCAAGTAAACCGGCATCAAAACATATGAGTTTTGGTTGGCATCGTGCCGAAGTTATCGGTGCATTAACATCGATATTAATGATTTGGGTGGTTACAGGCATATTATGTTATATTGCTACCGAAcgaattattgaaaatgattttgaaatacAAAGCGAAGTAATGGTCATTACGGCTGCTATCGGTGTTGTCGTTAATATCAt AATGGGCTGCTCATTAACCTGTGGTGGATTACCACATGGTCATTCACATGGTGGTATGGAAAGTGGTCATGGTCATGGccataatggtggtggtcataGCAGCTATTCAACATCTGATCATCAAGGAAGAGGAAATATCAATGTACGAGcggcattcattcatgtattGGGTGATTTTTTCCAAAGTTTAGGTGTATTGATCGCATCATTagtgatttatttttttcccaattaTCGTATCATTGATCCGATTTGTACATTTTTCTTCTCTATAATTGTATTGATTACAACATTGACCATAATGAGAGACGTGTTGAACGTATTGATGGAAGGCATACCAAAAGGTATCGATATTAAAGAAGTACAACGTAcattattgaatattgatgGTGTACGTAAAGTACATAATCTACGAATATGGTCATTAAGTTTGGATAAAGCAGCATTATCAACACATTTAGCCATCG aaaaaggaaaagaatcgacaaaaattttgaatgcaACAATTCGTGAGATTAAATCCCGTTATGATATTTATGAATTAACCGTGCAGATTGAAGAATATcgtgatgaaatgaaagattGTCAACAATGTCAAACAATAATTAGTTAA
- the LOC124492249 gene encoding ATP-dependent RNA helicase DDX54: MKSSGGSFPSMKLSKPVLKGIYKKGYKNPTPIQRKTIPIVLNGQDVVAMARTGSGKTAAFLIPIIEKLQSHKFEKGARVLILSPTRELALQTHKFAREFARFTDLKCETILGGDSMERQFAKIHENPDIIIATPGRLLHVAIEMDLKFSSVQMIVFDEADRLFEMGFKEQLTEILSRLSSKRQTLLFSATLPQTIVDFTRAGLIDPVLVRLDTETKISENLRLIHLGCRNEDKLATLLHLLKNVIKSNEQIIVFLPTRHHIEYIKEILDQCFIPSTYLYSSLDSEARKINIRTFHLKKVPVLLVTDLAARGVDIPLLDNVINFNFPSRSKLFVHRVGRTARAGRSGTAYSLISNDELPYLFTLSLFLNQPFKAANTSILNNEDDDDDDECKYGTVPQTIIDEENEIIQKLHGQFSELDSMEKVCQSAYKQYLKTREIADGESVRKMKSFLENEKIGYHPIFIDRTIKQNDQRKMENERVEMLSSIKSYKPNMTVFEIGKNNKANTAREVMKMKRQVTEKILGKKSNHSSEQTETNFKDKEFYLNYQSNDFHFEKGLQLTKSFDTQLKESILDFDGDENGQITKNQNHLKWDRKKKKFIQPGDDGPKMKKMRTESGNWINASYKSGMYEKWQKKAKINPNVTTNNDDDDDGDGDGEDKQKRNRSIKMSSRKKPKQQSNGDKRGPKRELKTKDEIFKQRKRLERIQTHQKKRQRQRVVGHNKGKAMKRKGKR, encoded by the exons atgaagtCATCTGGTGGGAGTTTCccatcaatgaaattgagTAAACCGGTCCTTAAAGGTATCTATAAAAAAGGATATAAAAATCCTACACCGattcaacgaaaaacaatACCGATTGTGTTGAATGGTCAAGATGTGGTGGCAATGGCTCGAACAGGTAGCGGTAAAACTGCCGCTTTTCTCATACCGATCATCGAAAAACTTCAAAGccataaatttgaaaaaggTGCTCGTGTTTTAATATTATCGCCTACTCGGGAGCTTGCATTGCAAACGCATAAATTTGCACGCGAATTTGCTCGTTTTACCGATTTAAAATGTGAAACAATATTGGGTGGTGATTCAATGGAACGACAATTTGCTAAGATACATGAAAATCcggatattattattgctacaCCTGGACGATTACTTCATGTAGCCATCGAGATGGATCTAAAATTTTCTTCCGTCCAAATGATCGTATTCGATGAAGCTGATCGTTTATTCGAAATGGGTTTTAAAGAACAATTAACCGAAATTCTTTCACGACTTTCATCCAAGCGGCAAACATTACTGTTTTCCGCTACGTTACCACAaacaattgttgattttacTCGTGCCGGTTTAATTGATCCAGTATTAGTGCGATTGGATACTGAAACGAAAATCAGTGAAAATTTACGACTGATACATTTGGGTTGTCGTAATGAAGATAAATTGGCTACATTGTtacatttattgaaaaatgtgatcaaatcaaatgaacagATTATCGTATTTTTACCAACACGTCatcatattgaatatattaaaGAAATTTTAGATCAATGTTTCATTCCATCAACATATCTATACAGTAGCCTAGATTCTGAAGCACGTAAAATTAATATTCgtacatttcatttgaaaaaagttCCCGTTCTTCTTGTCACTGATTTAGCGGCACGTGGTGTCGACATACCATTATTGGATAatgtaattaattttaattttccatCAAGATCCAAATTATTTGTTCATCGTGTTGGTCGTACGGCAAGAGCTGGTCGATCCGGTACAGCATATTCATTAATCAGTAATGATGAACTACCATATCTTTTTACTTTGAgtctttttttgaatcaaccATTCAAAGCAGCAAATACATCCATTCTTaacaatgaagatgatgatgatgacgatgaatgcAAATATGGAACAGTACCACaaacaattattgatgaagaGAATGAAATCATACAGAAATTACATGGACAATTTTCGGAATTagattcaatggaaaaagtATGTCAAAGTGCATATAAACAATATTTAAAAACAAGAGAAATTGCCGATGGAGAATCAgtgagaaaaatgaaatcatttttagaaaacgaaaaaattggcTATCATCCGATTTTCATTGATcgaacaatcaaacaaaatgatcaacgtaaaatggaaaatgaacgTGTTGAAATGTTATCGTCGATTAAATCGTATAAGCCAAATATGACTGTGtttgaaattggaaaaaataacaaagcAAATACGGCTCGTGaagtgatgaaaatgaaacgtCAAGTTACGGAGAAAATATTGGgtaaaaaatccaatcattcATCCGAACAAACGGAAACAAATTTCAAGGATAAAGAATTCTATCtgaattatcaatcaaatgattttcatttcgaaaaAGGATTACAATTGACAAAATCATTCGATACTCAATTGAAAGAATCGATTCTAGATTTCGATGGTGATGAGAATGgacaaataacaaaaaatcagaatcatcTAAAATG GGatcgaaaaaagaaaaaattcatacaaCCAGGAGATGATGgaccaaaaatgaaaaaaatgcgaACTGAAAGTGGAAATTGGATAAATGCATCATATAAATCTGGAATGTATGAAAAATGGCAGAAAAAAGCTAAAATTAATCCCAATGTAACcaccaataatgatgatgatgatgatggtgatggtgatggcgaagataaacaaaaacgaaatcgGTCAATTAAAATGTCATCACGAAAAAagccaaaacaacaatccaATGGTGACAAACGAGGACCGAAACGTGAATTAAAAACTAAAGATGAAATATTTAAACAACGTAAACGATTAGAACGTATACAGACACATCAGAAAAAACGACAAAGACAACGAGTCGTTGGTCATAACAAAGGGAAAgcaatgaaaagaaaagggaaaagatga
- the LOC124492252 gene encoding proton-coupled zinc antiporter SLC30A2 isoform X1, whose amino-acid sequence MATISNENESLLLNESMNNKSYKSIDSKLNEKNDSIVYCIHGLDSELCCEVTCIKNNSRQKFELPHCHFYNEERNRIDEQARFRLIIASILCLVFMVIEIGGGLWANSLAIASDAAHLLTDFASFMISLFSIWMASKPASKHMSFGWHRAEVIGALTSILMIWVVTGILCYIATERIIENDFEIQSEVMVITAAIGVVVNIIMGCSLTCGGLPHGHSHGGMESGHGHGHNGGGHSSYSTSDHQGRGNINVRAAFIHVLGDFFQSLGVLIASLVIYFFPNYRIIDPICTFFFSIIVLITTLTIMRDVLNVLMEGIPKGIDIKEVQRTLLNIDGVRKVHNLRIWSLSLDKAALSTHLAIEKGKESTKILNATIREIKSRYDIYELTVQIEEYRDEMKDCQQCQTIIS is encoded by the exons atggcaacaatatcgaatgaaaatgaatctcTTCT attaaatgaatcaatgaataataaatcatataAATCTATTGATagtaaattgaatgaaaaaaatgattcaatcgtTTATTGTATACATGGTTTGGATTCTGAATTATGTTGTGAAGTGACCTGTATCAAGAATAATTCTAGACAAAAATTCGAACTACCacattgtcatttttataatgaagaaagaaaTCGTATCGATGAACAGGCAAGATTTCGTTTAATTATTGCATCAATACTATGTTTAGTATTTATGGTGATTGAAATTGGTGGCGGTCTTTGGGCCAATAGTTTAGCCATTGCATCGGATGCAGCACATTTATTAACGGATTTTGCTAGTTTTATGATATCATTATTCTCAATATGGATGGCAAGTAAACCGGCATCAAAACATATGAGTTTTGGTTGGCATCGTGCCGAAGTTATCGGTGCATTAACATCGATATTAATGATTTGGGTGGTTACAGGCATATTATGTTATATTGCTACCGAAcgaattattgaaaatgattttgaaatacAAAGCGAAGTAATGGTCATTACGGCTGCTATCGGTGTTGTCGTTAATATCAt AATGGGCTGCTCATTAACCTGTGGTGGATTACCACATGGTCATTCACATGGTGGTATGGAAAGTGGTCATGGTCATGGccataatggtggtggtcataGCAGCTATTCAACATCTGATCATCAAGGAAGAGGAAATATCAATGTACGAGcggcattcattcatgtattGGGTGATTTTTTCCAAAGTTTAGGTGTATTGATCGCATCATTagtgatttatttttttcccaattaTCGTATCATTGATCCGATTTGTACATTTTTCTTCTCTATAATTGTATTGATTACAACATTGACCATAATGAGAGACGTGTTGAACGTATTGATGGAAGGCATACCAAAAGGTATCGATATTAAAGAAGTACAACGTAcattattgaatattgatgGTGTACGTAAAGTACATAATCTACGAATATGGTCATTAAGTTTGGATAAAGCAGCATTATCAACACATTTAGCCATCG aaaaaggaaaagaatcgacaaaaattttgaatgcaACAATTCGTGAGATTAAATCCCGTTATGATATTTATGAATTAACCGTGCAGATTGAAGAATATcgtgatgaaatgaaagattGTCAACAATGTCAAACAATAATTAGTTAA
- the LOC124492251 gene encoding lysosomal protective protein, producing the protein MNSIIILSTIFMFSFIETVSLNQNPDEVLNLPGLKTKINFRHFSGYLEAEDGAFLHYWLFESQRDPTSDPVVFWFNGGPGSSSLFGALMECGPFRIESGETLIMNNFSWNAQANMVFIESPAGVGFSYKLDRNYTTNDDITAQNNYVALKSFFKKFPHFENNPLYISGESYGGVYVPTLSVKILENHYPKNFKGFVIGNGAMNFEMLDNSLIHYFYHHALINDDTWQYLLDTCCPNVKNARYCNFAKNQNPKCNGEIEKISKFFHNNFDRYNIYHWMCFDPINDHAPFSFAKSAGEVGWITTLQHKNIKCNNDVKFAAPTVNDDALKSYLNQQKIREALHISSHANSDWNLFSKELIYKPIYQDMTNHVKKLIDGGLKGLLYNGDFDTACNYLGNRWFVENLGYETNTGYLPWKYDNQIGGFRIRYGKLIYQTIMGAGHMAPMDQPGPLQAMFNEFLEM; encoded by the exons atgaattcaatcataattttaTCGACAATTTTTATGTTCAGTTTCATTGAAACTgtatcattgaatcaaaatccaGATGAAGTGCTGAATTTACCCGgtttgaaaacgaaaataaattttcgtCATTTTTCTGGCTATCTGGAAGCTGAAGATGGTGCCTTTCTTCATTATTGGCTATTCGAAAGTCAACGAGATCCAACATCGGATCCTGTCGTATTTTGGTTTAATGGTGGTCCAGGAAGTAGTTCATTGTTTGGCGCACTCATGGAATGTGGACCATTCCGTATTGAATCCGGTGAAACATTAATTATGAATAATTTCTCATGGAATGCTCAGGCAAATATGGTGTTTATTGAATCACCGGCTGGTGTCGGCTTTTCATATAAACTTGATCGAAATTATacaaccaatgatgatattacaGCACAAAATAATTATGTAGCATTGAAAAGtttcttcaaaaaatttccacATTTCGAAAATAATCCATTGTATATATCGGGAGAAAGCTATGGAGGTGTTTATGTTCCAACTCTTTCGGTGAAAATATTGGAAAATCATTATccgaaaaatttcaaaggTTTCGTGATCGGCAATGGTGctatgaattttgaaatgcTCGATAATTCTCTAATACATTATTTCTATCATCATGCtttgattaatgatgatacgtGGCAATATCTACTCGACACTTGCTGTCCGAACGTAAAGAATGCTCGATATTGTAATTTTGCCAAGaatcaaaatccaaaatgTAATGgtgaaatcgaaaaaatatccaaattttttcataataattttgatcgaTACAATATTTATCATTGGATGTGTTTTGATCCCATCAATGATCATGCACCATTTTCGTTTGCAAAATCGGCTGGTGAAGTTGGTTGGATAACAACGCTTCAAcacaaaaatattaaatgCAATAATGATGTAAAATTCGCTGCACCAACggtcaatgatgatgctttAAAAAGCTATcttaatcaacaaaaaatacgTGAAGCTTTACATATAAGTTCACATGCTAACTCAGATTGGAATCTCTTTAGTAAAGAACTTATATACAAACCAATATATCAAGACATGACCAATCAtgttaaaaaattgatcgacGGTGGTCTAAAAGGACTACTCTATAATGGTGATTTTGATACCGCATGTAATTACCTGGGCAATAGATG GTTTGTCGAAAATCTTGGATACGAAACCAATACTGGATATTTACCTTGGaaatatgataatcaaattggtGGTTTCCGAATTCGTTATGGCAAACTAATTTATCAAACAATCATGGGAGCCGGTCATATGGCACCAATGGACCAGCCAGGACCACTTCAAGCAAtgtttaatgaatttttagagatgtaa
- the LOC124492248 gene encoding uncharacterized protein LOC124492248, whose amino-acid sequence MLDKISNIQPCFHESEDELAHFVSCHHSDVLGYDRDGNSSHIDDIVQKLEQKEELLTSYEIGTRRENSEDLAKFEELFNAQPSESVNYFENYIDIDHIDVYSIQLQLKTILKDKYENYEKILRSWFSSEIDYQQFDRSINLLLPKISMKKIHNDYMMAIFQRANNCDNNVIDEFSHFFDDLIDGSDLEKIYSSDKNTFSDIIISNNGDDVDTSIQQERETKPYESNETIMEQQKLQSSSINNDEDDDLLMVVKKRKRKRYVKIFDDDDNINNERSETENHNNNNDNDLDNHLSDDDLNAITKKKKKRKALLIESSDEEEKEDNDGNDGTMIFYDTESSSNSNVNLSPSSMNDLQQTFDAKSSGPLKTTITIMNNNSFQRQNNGSNQQKNFSLLSKILNSETSIPHLEHSNSSSSISYRNLNSTIEPVTYCFNEPSKNQSSSSSSFPSSFIMGNSKIAELLNYKMPENNNDDDYQNEENNFQQYSSSQLSTSPPPNISTTLDSLSNSDDASQKSDNNYYYYEWNDPSTLSCKSHHQQSKVESLNHHNQIANKTMHSFEIFDPMMDQTLDDQQQNHHLIKNYDSDNDVDDDDDVKNRQSMNNNGDQNTYDQLLKGMSCEEKMNKLKTCYQEIALPDNVRLGLRISQLATLRGFKAVDRKVTQLCNVALKNFIRNILTQLISSRNSFSIQNNRIIHNVGGEPINPYIRNSYKIAQKEPFVNSVIDRCHHDNNNYRSVNGERDAQACCFNYMNRSISMVLNSKLKLKRFGLNRNELSFNHKDQIKLLSSSNHDHQSNDDDGEKPILRSTSGTFYLPDLINNQRDNNNSCNLHHLYDLLNSNRSLIPVTPVWSRTLYRTVAAFNNLIDSTIDER is encoded by the exons ATGTTGGACAAAATTTCCAATATACAGCCATGTTTTCATGAAAGTGAAGATGAATTAGCTCATTTTGTTAGCTGTCATCATTCAGATGTTCTTGGTTATGACAGAGATGGCAATAGTAgtcatattgatgatattgttcaAAAACTAgaacaaaaagaagaattaTTAACCAGTTATGAAATTGGTACACGACGAGAAAATTCAGAAGATTTGGCCAAATTTGAAGAGTTATTCAATGCACAACCATCTGAATCGgtaaattattttgaaaattatatcGATATCGATCATATCGATGtgtattcgattcaattgcaattgaaaacaattttgaaagataaatatgaaaattatgaaaaaattcttcgtTCTTGGTTCTCTTCggaaattgattatcaacaatttgatcgatcgataaaTTTACTTTTGCCAAAgatttcgatgaaaaaaattcataacgATTATATGATGGCCATATTTCAACGTGCCAATAACTGTGACAATAATGTTATCGAtgaattttctcatttttttgacGATCTTATCGATGGTAGTGATTTGgagaaaatttattccaGTGATAAAAATACATTCAGtgatattatcatttcaaataatggtgatgatgtggatACATCCATTCAACAGGAACGAGAGACAAAACCatatgaatcgaatgaaacaataatggaacaacaaaaattacaatcatcttctatcaacaatgatgaagatgatgatcttttGATGGTTGTCAAGAAACGAAAACGGAAAAGATATGTGaaaatattcgatgatgatgataacattaATAATGAACGTTCGGAAACggaaaatcataataataataatgataatgatttagATAATCATcttagtgatgatgatcttaaCGCTATTacgaagaaaaagaaaaaacgtaAAGCTCTATTAATCGAATCAAGCGATGAAGAAGAGAAAgaagataatgatggtaaCGATGGAACCATGATATTCTATGatacagaatcatcatcaaattcaaatgttaatctatcaccatcatctatGAATGATTTACAACAAACATTCGATGCTAAATCAAGTGGTCCATTAAAGACTACAATCACtattatgaataataattcatttcaacGACAAAATAATGGTAGtaatcagcaaaaaaatttttcattactaagtaaaatattgaattcagAAACATCGATTCCTCATTTGGAACATAgtaactcatcatcatcgattagtTATCGGAATTTAAATTCCACAATTGAACCAGTTACATATTGTTTTAATGAAccatcaaaaaatcaatcatcatcatcatcgtcatttccATCGTCTTTTATAATgggaaattcaaaaattgctGAACTTCTTAATTATAAAATGcctgaaaataataatgatgatgattatcaaaatgaagaaaataatttccaacaatattcatcatcacaattatcGACTAGTCCACCGCCAAATATATCGACTACATTagattcattatcaaattcgGATGATGCAAGTCAAAAaagtgataataattattattattatgaatggaatgatccatcaacattatcatgtaaatcacatcatcaacaatccaAAGtggaatcattgaatcatcataatcaaattgcTAATAAAACAAtgcattcatttgaaatatttgatcCAATGATGGATCAAACATtggatgatcaacaacagaatcatcatttaattaaGAATTATGATtcagataatgatgttgatgatgatgatgatgttaaaaaTAGACAatcgatgaacaacaatggtGATCAAAATACTTatgatcaattattgaaaGGAATGTcatgtgaagaaaaaatgaataaattgaaaacatgTTATCAAGAAATTGCTCTTCCCGATAATGTTCGATTAGGTCTTCGAATTTCACAATTGGCAACATTGCGAGGCTTTAAAGCTGTCGATAGAAAAGTAACACAGCTTTGTAATGTTGCATTGAAA AATTTTATCCGTAACATTCTAACACAATTGATTAGTTCCcgtaattcattttcaatacaaaatAATCGAATTATTCATAATGTTGGTGGTGAACCAATCAATCCGTATATAAGAAATTCCTATAAAATTGCTCAAAAAGAACCATTCGTTAATTCAGTGATTGATCGATGTCATcatgataacaataattatCGTTCTGTTAATGGAGAACGAGATGCTCAAGCTTGCTGTTTTAATTATATGAATCGTTCTATTTCAATggtattgaattcaaaattaaaattaaaacgtTTTGGCCTGAATCGTAATGAATTGTCATTCAATCATAAAGATCagatcaaattattatcatcatcaaatcacgatcatcaatcaaatgatgatgatggtgaaaaaccAATACTTCGATCTACTTCAGGAACATTTTATTTACCCgatttaatcaataatcaacgTGATAACAATAATAGTTGTAATCTACATCATTTATATGATTTGCTCAATTCAAATCGATCATTGATTCCGGTTACACCAGTATGGTCACGTACATTATATCGAACGGTTGCTGCATTTAATAATCTTATTGATTCAACAATTGAtgaacgatga